In the genome of Enterococcus hirae ATCC 9790, one region contains:
- a CDS encoding phosphoglucomutase, protein MSLLKALQNGSDIRGIAMTTETHSANLTPAEIQKISCGLVNWLKRDHPRKYQEGKLTVGVGRDSRISGPTLEKALIDGLIEQGINVLDFELATTPAMFMATQFSQFQCDASVMLTASHLPFYFNGMKFFTANGGAEKEDIAFILSETTPNKTNHKGTVQKADLLTPYAEDLVQKIKNGIRKKGMSDTKPLAGWRIIVDAGNGSGGFFAEKVLQRLGADTTGSQFLDPDGHFPNHIPNPDNAEAMASIKQAVLENQADLGVIFDTDVDRSAVVSASGQVINRNNLIALLSTIVLKEYPGATIVTNSPTSNHLETFIEEKGGRQDRYISGYRNVINRAIACNKEGIDVPLAIETSGHAAFKENYFLDDGAYVIAKILMLLPELKQTEQTLEEIIHDLKQPQEVQEIRLRLSGEDPKKQGATIIQGLANELNEEGLVFHPENEEGIRYDLKEPYGNGWFLLRASLHEPLLVLQIENDEVGKNQHVLQLLAEHLKKYSNVEPLIVDTKEAKGNEK, encoded by the coding sequence ATGTCTTTGTTGAAAGCGCTACAAAACGGATCTGATATTCGAGGGATTGCCATGACGACGGAAACACATTCAGCTAATTTGACACCAGCTGAAATCCAAAAAATAAGTTGTGGCTTGGTTAATTGGTTAAAAAGGGATCATCCACGCAAATATCAAGAAGGTAAATTAACGGTAGGAGTGGGGCGGGATAGTCGAATCAGTGGTCCAACGTTAGAAAAAGCGCTGATTGACGGATTAATCGAACAAGGCATAAATGTTCTTGATTTTGAGTTAGCTACGACACCGGCGATGTTTATGGCTACTCAGTTTTCTCAATTCCAGTGTGATGCAAGTGTGATGCTAACAGCTAGTCATTTGCCGTTTTACTTTAACGGCATGAAGTTTTTTACAGCTAATGGCGGCGCAGAAAAAGAAGATATCGCATTTATTTTATCAGAAACAACACCAAATAAAACCAATCATAAGGGGACAGTCCAAAAAGCCGATCTGTTAACACCTTATGCAGAAGACTTAGTTCAAAAAATCAAAAATGGTATTAGAAAGAAAGGAATGTCTGACACAAAACCGTTAGCTGGCTGGCGGATCATCGTAGATGCAGGAAATGGCTCCGGTGGTTTTTTTGCTGAAAAAGTACTACAACGATTAGGGGCAGATACGACAGGTTCGCAATTTTTAGACCCCGATGGTCATTTTCCGAACCATATCCCGAATCCAGATAATGCTGAAGCCATGGCAAGTATCAAGCAAGCTGTTTTGGAAAATCAAGCCGATTTAGGAGTGATCTTTGATACGGATGTTGACCGTTCGGCAGTAGTCAGTGCAAGTGGTCAAGTGATCAATCGTAACAATTTGATCGCCTTATTAAGTACGATCGTGTTAAAAGAATACCCTGGAGCGACGATCGTAACTAATTCACCAACGTCTAATCACCTAGAAACGTTTATTGAAGAAAAAGGTGGCAGACAAGATCGTTACATTTCAGGTTATCGTAATGTCATCAATCGTGCAATTGCATGCAATAAAGAAGGGATCGATGTTCCGTTAGCGATTGAAACAAGTGGACATGCAGCATTCAAGGAAAATTATTTTTTAGATGATGGTGCCTATGTCATTGCAAAAATTTTGATGCTTTTGCCAGAACTGAAACAAACAGAACAAACGTTGGAAGAGATTATCCACGACTTAAAACAGCCACAAGAAGTACAAGAAATTAGGTTAAGGCTTAGTGGAGAGGATCCGAAAAAACAAGGGGCAACAATTATTCAAGGGCTAGCGAACGAATTGAACGAAGAGGGACTGGTATTTCATCCGGAAAATGAAGAAGGAATTCGTTACGATCTAAAAGAACCATATGGGAATGGCTGGTTTTTATTACGAGCAAGTTTGCATGAGCCATTACTGGTGCTCCAGATCGAAAATGATGAAGTTGGAAAAAATCAACACGTTTTACAGCTACTTGCGGAACATTTAAAGAAATACTCAAATGTTGAACCACTGATAGTGGATACTAAGGAAGCGAAGGGAAATGAAAAGTAA
- a CDS encoding carbohydrate ABC transporter permease, which translates to MKRLSIRKKKEARWAYLFISPFIIGFVVFMLGPMLFSVIGSFTDYNLTSKMNFIGLANFRRMFLHDDLFWKSLYNTVYFVLFNVPLTTMFSVFLATILNQKIRGISIFRTMFYLPAVLSGVAVYILWMQLLSPSAGLINTFLGWFNISGPAWLFDPNWTKPALILMKIWSSGGAMLLYLATLQNVPRSLYESAAIDGAGVWGKFKNITLPLITPIIFYDVITSTIGSFQIFQEAYVMTKNGTGGPANSLLFYNLHMWNKAFVAFDMGYAMAMSMILFLIVLVLTFINLKLAPRWVYYSGGDGK; encoded by the coding sequence ATGAAGCGTTTATCAATCCGAAAGAAAAAAGAGGCAAGATGGGCCTATTTATTTATCTCGCCTTTTATTATTGGCTTTGTCGTCTTTATGTTAGGGCCCATGCTTTTTTCTGTTATCGGAAGTTTCACTGATTATAATTTGACTTCTAAAATGAATTTCATTGGATTAGCTAATTTTAGACGGATGTTTCTACACGATGATCTTTTTTGGAAATCATTATACAATACAGTGTATTTCGTCCTATTCAATGTTCCTTTAACCACAATGTTTAGCGTATTTCTAGCAACGATTTTAAACCAAAAGATCAGAGGTATCAGTATTTTCCGAACGATGTTTTATTTACCTGCAGTCCTATCTGGTGTTGCTGTTTATATTTTATGGATGCAGCTGCTTTCACCTTCTGCCGGGTTGATCAATACGTTTCTAGGTTGGTTCAATATTTCTGGACCAGCCTGGTTGTTTGATCCTAACTGGACAAAGCCAGCTTTGATTTTAATGAAAATCTGGAGTTCTGGCGGAGCAATGTTGCTTTATTTAGCGACTTTGCAAAACGTTCCACGCTCTTTATACGAATCAGCAGCGATTGATGGTGCTGGCGTATGGGGGAAATTTAAAAATATCACGTTGCCATTGATCACACCGATTATCTTTTACGATGTGATTACTTCAACGATTGGTTCTTTTCAAATTTTTCAAGAGGCTTATGTGATGACTAAAAATGGAACAGGTGGACCAGCTAACTCTTTACTATTTTATAATCTTCACATGTGGAATAAAGCTTTTGTCGCATTCGACATGGGGTACGCAATGGCGATGTCAATGATCCTATTTTTGATCGTGTTAGTATTGACTTTTATTAATTTGAAACTGGCACCTAGATGGGTCTATTACTCTGGAGGTGATGGCAAATGA
- a CDS encoding manganese catalase family protein, giving the protein MFRHQKELQFEAKPDRPNPLIAKYLQELIGGQYGEMSVAMQYLFQGWSCRGEEKYKDMLMDIATEELGHVEMLATMVARLLEDAPVEDQEEAMKKDPTIGAIISGMNPQHAIVAGLGPRPADSVGNPWSGGYIVASGNLLADFRANLNAESQGRLQVARIYEMIDDRGVKDLLAVLLARDSYHQNLWASAVKELEENEGSILVPSTFNRENERKDIAYDFYNFSEGDESSKGSWASGEALDGEGEYQWLAEPKIEGDKPKLQRVTPKMYGTPPSKNKTCKSGYVQHPLGPYHSTE; this is encoded by the coding sequence ATGTTCAGACACCAAAAGGAATTACAGTTTGAAGCAAAACCAGATCGTCCGAATCCGTTAATCGCAAAATATTTACAAGAGCTTATCGGTGGACAATACGGAGAAATGAGTGTGGCAATGCAATACTTGTTTCAAGGTTGGAGCTGCCGAGGAGAAGAAAAATATAAAGACATGTTAATGGATATCGCAACAGAAGAACTTGGACATGTCGAAATGTTAGCAACGATGGTCGCACGATTATTAGAAGATGCGCCAGTTGAAGACCAAGAAGAAGCAATGAAAAAAGATCCTACGATCGGTGCAATCATCTCTGGTATGAATCCTCAGCATGCAATTGTCGCTGGCTTAGGACCACGCCCTGCTGATAGTGTTGGCAACCCTTGGAGTGGAGGTTATATCGTTGCAAGTGGAAACTTGTTAGCTGATTTCCGTGCCAATCTAAATGCTGAATCTCAAGGACGGTTACAAGTTGCTCGTATCTATGAAATGATCGATGACCGTGGCGTCAAAGATTTACTGGCAGTCTTGCTTGCAAGAGATAGTTATCATCAAAACTTATGGGCAAGTGCCGTGAAAGAATTGGAAGAAAATGAAGGCTCCATTCTTGTACCAAGTACGTTCAATCGTGAAAACGAACGAAAAGATATCGCCTATGACTTTTATAATTTCTCAGAAGGTGATGAAAGTAGTAAAGGCTCTTGGGCAAGTGGCGAAGCCTTAGATGGTGAAGGCGAATACCAATGGTTAGCAGAACCAAAAATTGAAGGTGATAAACCAAAATTACAACGGGTTACACCAAAAATGTATGGAACACCGCCAAGTAAAAATAAAACATGCAAAAGTGGTTATGTCCAACATCCTTTGGGTCCTTACCACTCAACAGAATAA
- a CDS encoding carbohydrate ABC transporter permease, with the protein MVSYLLMTAIGLVLITPLLWMVFTSLKPMEEIVRYPPTFFPEKIVWQNYLDTITAFPFWRYARNTLLITVLVVFGNVLSNSFIAYGFAKLDFPGKKLMFALVLSTMMIPGFVTMIPQYVLFSKIGWVGTYLPLIVPSFFGNAFNIFLMRQFYLSINDELIEAAEIDGANHFYIWSRLMLPLTKPALITIAINSFNAAWNDFLGPLLYIQDQEKYTLQIGLQVFQNQATTQWNYLMAGATLVLIPTILMFFFAQRYFIEGMDLTGGSKG; encoded by the coding sequence ATCGTTAGTTATCTCCTCATGACGGCTATCGGGCTCGTATTGATCACACCATTATTGTGGATGGTATTTACTTCTTTAAAACCAATGGAAGAGATCGTACGTTATCCTCCAACTTTTTTTCCAGAAAAAATTGTTTGGCAAAACTATCTGGATACAATTACTGCTTTCCCCTTCTGGCGTTATGCAAGGAATACTTTATTGATCACAGTCTTAGTGGTATTTGGCAATGTTCTCTCGAATTCCTTCATTGCTTATGGGTTTGCGAAATTAGATTTTCCAGGAAAAAAGCTAATGTTTGCTTTAGTCCTTTCTACGATGATGATTCCAGGTTTTGTGACCATGATCCCCCAATATGTTCTATTCTCAAAAATAGGCTGGGTAGGAACTTATTTACCATTGATCGTTCCATCATTCTTCGGCAATGCATTTAATATATTTTTGATGCGTCAATTTTATTTATCCATCAATGATGAATTAATTGAAGCGGCAGAAATCGATGGAGCAAATCATTTCTATATTTGGAGCCGTCTGATGCTGCCGCTGACTAAACCAGCGTTAATCACGATTGCGATCAATTCATTCAATGCGGCTTGGAACGATTTTTTAGGGCCGTTATTATACATCCAAGATCAAGAGAAGTATACTTTACAGATTGGGTTGCAAGTTTTCCAAAATCAGGCGACGACTCAATGGAATTATTTGATGGCAGGAGCCACACTTGTTTTGATCCCAACGATTTTGATGTTCTTCTTTGCGCAACGTTACTTTATTGAAGGAATGGATTTGACAGGAGGGTCAAAAGGCTAA
- a CDS encoding ABC transporter substrate-binding protein has translation MKKLLVTGVLASTALFLLGGCGSSSAKSNAASSSEKTSDGKKTIDFWSFWGSGARKEVIEEIIDEYNQSQDKIQVNYKYQPWGDIWTKSLSAITAGNAPDVIVQDINSVAQRAEAQQATNLSKYVDEETSKDFYPQLWDTVEYKGDPYAIPFNTDTQVIFYNKKLFKEAGIAEKDLPTTWDELEKNAHQLDKKDKKEFTRIGFYPLWNLGADVWALNADNGTSWFDQDDKIKIDTKNKVEALEWIQDWQEYYGKDTINKLEAEFGSGVSDPFISGLVAMRAQNINYYSSLMENAPEDFDFGVIPLPEKEKGSGHWSWGGGFVLEVPYGAKDPEASYDFIKYLSSPEVQEKFGEKSFDIMASKTANENLVKNEQLSDKGRMIYQMADENFKNTVITPVPLAAPDYTTLVNEQIDQILLGTKTPKEGLADAQKAVENLVKQNN, from the coding sequence ATGAAAAAGTTGTTAGTTACTGGGGTGCTGGCAAGTACAGCATTATTTTTGTTGGGAGGTTGTGGTTCAAGTAGTGCAAAGTCAAACGCAGCTAGTTCATCTGAAAAAACAAGTGACGGGAAGAAAACTATTGATTTCTGGTCATTTTGGGGATCAGGAGCACGTAAAGAAGTGATCGAAGAGATCATTGACGAGTACAATCAATCACAAGATAAGATCCAAGTAAATTATAAATACCAACCGTGGGGGGATATTTGGACCAAATCATTGTCAGCGATTACAGCGGGGAATGCACCAGACGTGATTGTTCAAGATATCAATTCAGTTGCTCAAAGAGCTGAAGCGCAACAGGCCACAAACTTATCTAAATATGTAGATGAAGAGACCTCAAAAGATTTTTATCCACAATTATGGGATACAGTGGAGTACAAAGGTGATCCCTATGCGATTCCGTTCAACACAGATACTCAAGTTATTTTTTATAATAAAAAATTATTTAAAGAAGCAGGAATCGCTGAAAAAGATTTACCAACTACATGGGATGAATTAGAAAAAAACGCCCATCAATTGGATAAAAAAGATAAAAAAGAATTCACACGAATTGGATTTTATCCTTTATGGAATTTAGGGGCAGATGTCTGGGCATTAAATGCAGATAATGGGACAAGCTGGTTTGATCAAGACGACAAAATCAAAATCGATACGAAGAATAAAGTTGAAGCATTAGAGTGGATCCAAGATTGGCAAGAATATTATGGGAAAGATACGATCAATAAATTAGAGGCAGAATTTGGCTCAGGTGTTTCTGATCCATTCATCTCAGGTTTAGTCGCAATGCGTGCCCAAAATATCAATTATTATTCGAGCTTGATGGAAAATGCTCCAGAAGATTTTGATTTTGGTGTCATTCCGCTTCCAGAAAAAGAAAAAGGTTCTGGTCATTGGTCATGGGGCGGCGGCTTTGTACTCGAAGTACCTTATGGGGCAAAAGATCCAGAAGCTTCTTATGACTTTATCAAGTACCTTTCTTCACCAGAAGTTCAAGAAAAATTTGGCGAAAAGAGTTTTGATATCATGGCAAGTAAAACAGCCAATGAGAACTTAGTGAAGAATGAACAGCTAAGTGACAAGGGACGAATGATCTATCAAATGGCTGATGAGAATTTCAAAAATACGGTCATTACACCTGTCCCATTAGCAGCACCAGATTATACGACACTAGTGAACGAACAAATCGATCAAATTCTCTTAGGAACAAAAACACCGAAAGAAGGTTTAGCTGATGCTCAAAAAGCGGTGGAGAATCTAGTAAAACAAAATAACTAA
- a CDS encoding GRP family sugar transporter: MEILIALIPMVAWGSIGLVSGKIGGDANQQTLGMTIGAFIFSLVVFFIVSPTITPWIFLIGFLSGLAWSVGQNGQFHGMKFMGVSVGLPLSTGFQLILNTIAGAVFFHEWTQTKDYVYGILALALLVSGAYLTARQDDEGKVDTDNKMLDFGKGFRALIYSTIGYGVYTIIVNWANLDAMSIILPQSIGMILGASFFAFRKVKVDQFVWKNMICGLLWGIGNVCMLLTVKSLGLAVGFSLSQMGIIISTLGGIFILGEKKTKKELVYVIVGCLLVILGGIILGYMKTA, from the coding sequence ATGGAAATTTTAATAGCATTAATCCCTATGGTAGCATGGGGAAGTATTGGTTTAGTAAGCGGGAAAATTGGTGGCGATGCCAATCAACAGACATTAGGGATGACGATTGGTGCATTTATCTTTTCATTAGTTGTCTTTTTCATCGTTAGCCCAACAATCACACCATGGATTTTCTTGATTGGATTCCTCTCTGGGTTAGCTTGGAGTGTTGGTCAAAACGGACAGTTCCATGGAATGAAATTTATGGGCGTTTCTGTTGGTTTGCCTTTATCGACTGGTTTTCAATTAATTTTGAATACGATTGCGGGAGCCGTTTTCTTTCATGAATGGACACAAACGAAAGATTATGTATACGGTATCCTAGCTTTAGCACTTCTTGTTAGCGGTGCCTATTTAACAGCACGCCAAGATGATGAAGGAAAAGTTGATACTGACAATAAAATGCTTGATTTTGGTAAAGGGTTTAGAGCATTGATCTATTCAACGATTGGTTATGGTGTTTATACGATCATTGTGAACTGGGCTAACTTGGATGCGATGTCAATCATCTTACCTCAAAGTATCGGAATGATCTTAGGTGCAAGTTTCTTTGCCTTTCGTAAAGTGAAAGTGGATCAATTTGTTTGGAAGAACATGATTTGTGGTTTGCTATGGGGAATTGGGAACGTGTGCATGCTCTTAACTGTTAAATCACTTGGTTTAGCTGTTGGATTTTCATTATCACAGATGGGGATTATCATCTCAACTTTAGGTGGTATTTTCATTTTGGGAGAAAAGAAAACGAAAAAAGAACTTGTTTACGTTATTGTCGGTTGCCTTTTAGTCATTTTAGGTGGTATCATTTTAGGGTATATGAAAACGGCTTAA
- a CDS encoding DUF624 domain-containing protein: MNKIHSEKINQHFLTVIEWIPSLLILQFLWLLTSLPLLTIGSASRTVMSTIYHYHKNEEKKIHTLFWQELRHNFLTYRKQDLIVSFYLLLLLIDSRIFLYWGGAWGLILMYASLSVLFLSIVMVSYRMLLQLERANEVPLFTAFILFFYQWKNALLHLGGTLLLLLFLFFLGPIYVVLVGGSSLLYLQTFLFFGRKEIKSPSKV, translated from the coding sequence ATGAATAAAATTCATAGTGAAAAAATCAATCAGCATTTTTTGACAGTCATTGAATGGATTCCGTCATTGCTTATTTTGCAATTCTTATGGCTATTAACTAGCTTACCGCTGTTGACAATCGGCAGTGCTAGTCGTACGGTTATGTCTACCATTTATCACTACCACAAAAACGAAGAGAAAAAGATCCATACGTTGTTTTGGCAAGAACTTCGTCATAATTTTTTGACCTATCGTAAGCAAGACCTCATAGTCAGTTTCTATTTATTGCTTTTACTAATTGATAGTCGTATTTTTCTTTACTGGGGCGGAGCATGGGGATTGATATTGATGTATGCTTCGTTAAGTGTCCTTTTTTTAAGTATCGTGATGGTTAGCTACCGTATGTTGCTCCAACTAGAGAGAGCAAACGAAGTCCCTCTTTTTACTGCTTTTATTTTATTTTTTTATCAATGGAAAAACGCTCTCTTACATTTAGGGGGAACACTGCTACTACTGCTTTTTTTATTCTTCCTGGGACCTATTTATGTGGTTTTAGTCGGAGGAAGTTCCTTGCTTTATTTACAAACTTTTTTGTTTTTTGGACGGAAAGAAATAAAGAGCCCTTCAAAAGTTTAA
- a CDS encoding organic hydroperoxide resistance protein produces MKKLYETAMINHGGREGEVAAPNGSMQMKITPPGIHAEGTNPEQLFAAGYASCFNGALQHMIKEANLSVDSTVKARVSLYTLDEGGYKIGVVLEVHVDDVSEEQAKQLAEDAHDYCPYSKATRGNIDVEVVTV; encoded by the coding sequence ATGAAAAAATTATACGAAACAGCGATGATTAATCATGGCGGACGAGAAGGCGAAGTAGCAGCACCAAATGGTTCGATGCAAATGAAGATCACTCCTCCAGGCATCCATGCTGAAGGAACAAATCCGGAACAACTATTTGCTGCGGGCTATGCCTCATGTTTCAATGGTGCACTGCAACATATGATCAAAGAAGCTAATTTGTCCGTAGACTCCACAGTTAAAGCACGGGTTTCACTTTACACACTTGATGAGGGTGGTTATAAAATCGGTGTGGTCTTAGAAGTACATGTTGACGATGTGAGCGAGGAACAAGCCAAGCAATTAGCGGAAGATGCCCATGATTACTGCCCTTATTCAAAAGCGACAAGAGGAAATATTGATGTTGAGGTAGTGACAGTTTAA
- the sapR gene encoding two-component system response regulator SapR, whose translation MAKIMVVEDEEIIRQLIMEELEKWQFETFGTSDFNQVFADFEKEEPQLVLLDINLPVFDGYYWCQKIREVSKVPIIFISSRNTNMDMIMAMNMGADDFVTKPFQIDVLIAKINALLRRSYNYGELSSEVMSHNGITLNVDNGSMEINGEIIDLSKNEYRLLFILMKQHGKILSREKLLRALWDDERFVDDNTLTVNINRLRRKIEQAGIKGYIETKVGQGYIVP comes from the coding sequence ATGGCAAAAATTATGGTTGTAGAAGATGAAGAAATCATCCGCCAACTCATCATGGAAGAACTGGAAAAGTGGCAGTTTGAAACGTTCGGTACCTCTGATTTTAATCAAGTATTTGCAGACTTTGAAAAAGAAGAACCTCAACTTGTTTTATTAGATATCAATCTTCCGGTCTTTGATGGCTACTACTGGTGTCAAAAAATTCGAGAAGTCTCCAAAGTGCCGATTATTTTCATCTCCAGTCGAAATACCAATATGGATATGATCATGGCGATGAATATGGGCGCAGATGATTTTGTCACCAAGCCTTTTCAAATTGATGTGCTGATTGCCAAAATCAATGCTTTATTGCGACGTTCATACAATTATGGGGAACTGTCGAGTGAAGTCATGAGTCATAATGGGATCACGTTGAATGTTGATAATGGGAGTATGGAAATCAACGGTGAAATCATCGATTTAAGTAAGAACGAATACCGATTATTATTTATCTTGATGAAGCAACATGGGAAAATCCTTAGCAGAGAAAAGTTATTGAGAGCATTATGGGATGATGAGCGGTTTGTTGATGACAATACATTGACAGTCAATATCAATCGTTTACGTCGGAAAATCGAACAAGCAGGGATCAAAGGATATATCGAAACAAAAGTCGGGCAGGGCTATATTGTTCCCTGA
- the sapS gene encoding two-component system sensor histidine kinase SapS, with translation MNFFKYLKDQWSLLLGWLFFVLLTIFVMWLAPNILVDWTMVGYLALIQAVFLFFYLLVRYLSKRHWWEKLADLKQISPLQSYLSGGHTEEEKLVEDYINQLIREHQEVMQEAISNQQDQKDYIDSWVHEIKVPLAASELLVRSIEFDIDDQKYTLLENELAKIDEYVEQVLYYARLDSFSRDYLIQEYELKSIIQPVIRSQANYFIQKNLRYEIIGEDQRVLTDAKWVAFIFKQILSNAIKYTPDHREIIISIEKNQQGISLAIKDSGIGIPKEDLSRIFDKGFTGSNGRLSKTHSTGLGLYLAKSLAEKLGIQLLAESIVGEGTTMTLFFPILNFYNEKR, from the coding sequence ATGAATTTCTTTAAATACTTAAAGGATCAATGGTCGTTGCTCTTAGGCTGGCTCTTTTTTGTCTTGCTAACGATTTTTGTCATGTGGTTAGCACCTAATATTTTAGTCGACTGGACGATGGTTGGCTATCTGGCGCTTATTCAAGCCGTATTTTTGTTTTTTTATTTACTTGTCCGTTATTTAAGTAAACGTCATTGGTGGGAAAAACTTGCCGATCTCAAACAAATATCTCCGCTACAAAGTTATTTGAGTGGCGGTCATACAGAAGAAGAAAAATTAGTCGAAGATTATATCAATCAATTGATCCGTGAGCACCAAGAAGTCATGCAAGAGGCGATTAGTAACCAACAGGATCAAAAAGATTACATTGATTCGTGGGTCCATGAAATCAAGGTGCCTTTAGCAGCCTCTGAACTCTTGGTGCGTTCGATTGAATTTGATATTGATGATCAAAAATATACCCTACTAGAAAACGAACTAGCCAAAATCGATGAATATGTAGAACAAGTTCTTTATTATGCACGGTTGGATAGTTTTTCGAGAGATTATTTAATCCAAGAGTATGAATTAAAAAGCATCATTCAGCCAGTGATTCGCAGTCAGGCGAATTACTTTATTCAAAAAAATCTTCGGTATGAGATTATTGGGGAAGATCAAAGAGTTTTAACAGATGCCAAGTGGGTAGCTTTTATATTCAAACAAATTTTGAGCAATGCGATTAAATATACACCTGACCATCGAGAAATCATCATTTCGATCGAAAAGAACCAACAAGGGATCTCTTTAGCCATCAAAGACTCGGGCATCGGTATTCCTAAAGAAGACTTGTCGCGGATTTTTGACAAAGGATTCACAGGTTCTAATGGACGATTGAGTAAAACACATTCTACTGGTTTAGGGCTTTATTTGGCTAAATCCTTAGCTGAAAAACTTGGGATCCAACTACTTGCTGAATCAATTGTAGGAGAGGGAACAACGATGACCCTGTTTTTTCCAATCTTAAATTTCTATAATGAGAAACGTTAG
- a CDS encoding APC family permease, with translation MDLFRKKEINLNHTSGMKKDLKTSDLIMLGIGAIIGTGIFVVTGVAANQNAGPALSLSFVLAAIVVILSGLSFAEFASRVPVIGGPYAYLYVVFGEFAAWLTGWLLIGEFLLAVSSVASGWSGYVQGFLEGFGVHLPQALTSGYNPDNGTYVDLIAVFVVIFVTYIVSLEAKKALRLNNIMVFVKFGIIALFIVVGIFFVKPENWQPFTPFGFSGVLDGASLVFFAFLGFDSVAMAAEEVKEPQKDVPRGIIGSILIATALYIVVTLILTGIVPFTELGVSDPVAFAMRYVGHGTIGAVIAVGAILTLLTVTISMMYSLARLLFAVSKDGLLPKFMTEIDEKHRTPRKATFVAGVAALFFAGFFPLNILAELTNIMALTYLMLVSLGLLKLRKMFGKPKAGEFKVPFVPILPIISIGTCLVLMLRLQPVTWIVFGIVTAIGLVIYFGYGYQHSKMNQQN, from the coding sequence ATGGATTTGTTTCGTAAGAAAGAAATCAATCTCAACCACACAAGTGGGATGAAGAAAGATCTGAAAACGTCCGATTTAATTATGCTTGGAATTGGCGCAATTATCGGCACAGGAATATTTGTAGTGACAGGGGTTGCGGCCAATCAAAATGCGGGTCCAGCACTGTCACTTTCATTCGTTTTAGCTGCAATCGTTGTCATTTTATCGGGGTTAAGCTTTGCTGAGTTTGCCTCACGTGTGCCAGTCATTGGTGGCCCGTATGCGTATCTTTATGTTGTTTTTGGTGAATTTGCCGCCTGGTTAACAGGTTGGTTGTTGATTGGCGAATTTCTATTAGCAGTTTCGTCGGTTGCTTCCGGCTGGTCTGGTTATGTTCAAGGGTTCTTGGAAGGTTTTGGAGTCCATTTGCCACAAGCCTTGACCAGTGGTTATAATCCTGACAATGGCACCTATGTCGATTTGATCGCAGTGTTCGTTGTCATATTTGTGACATACATCGTTTCTTTAGAAGCCAAAAAAGCATTAAGATTGAATAATATCATGGTTTTTGTGAAATTCGGTATTATTGCATTATTTATCGTTGTAGGGATTTTCTTTGTAAAACCTGAAAACTGGCAACCATTTACACCATTTGGTTTTTCAGGCGTTTTAGATGGAGCATCTCTAGTCTTCTTCGCTTTCTTGGGATTTGATTCAGTTGCAATGGCAGCCGAAGAAGTGAAAGAGCCACAAAAAGACGTTCCTCGAGGGATCATTGGTTCGATCTTGATTGCCACAGCTTTATACATCGTAGTTACCTTGATTTTAACGGGGATTGTTCCGTTTACTGAATTAGGGGTCAGTGACCCAGTTGCCTTTGCGATGCGTTACGTTGGTCATGGAACAATCGGAGCTGTGATTGCAGTCGGTGCCATTTTGACGCTCTTGACCGTAACGATTTCTATGATGTATTCGCTAGCTCGGTTATTGTTTGCTGTAAGTAAAGACGGTCTTTTACCTAAATTTATGACAGAGATCGATGAAAAGCATCGGACGCCTAGAAAGGCGACTTTTGTAGCTGGGGTAGCGGCTTTATTTTTCGCTGGTTTCTTCCCATTGAATATTCTCGCTGAACTAACAAACATCATGGCGTTGACCTATTTGATGTTAGTCAGCTTAGGATTACTTAAACTAAGAAAAATGTTTGGTAAACCAAAAGCCGGTGAATTTAAAGTGCCATTTGTACCGATATTACCGATTATATCTATCGGTACATGCTTGGTATTGATGCTTCGTTTACAACCAGTCACATGGATCGTCTTCGGTATCGTGACGGCGATTGGATTAGTGATTTACTTTGGTTATGGGTACCAACATAGTAAAATGAATCAACAAAATTGA